The Pseudobythopirellula maris genome has a window encoding:
- a CDS encoding PEP-CTERM sorting domain-containing protein (PEP-CTERM proteins occur, often in large numbers, in the proteomes of bacteria that also encode an exosortase, a predicted intramembrane cysteine proteinase. The presence of a PEP-CTERM domain at a protein's C-terminus predicts cleavage within the sorting domain, followed by covalent anchoring to some some component of the (usually Gram-negative) cell surface. Many PEP-CTERM proteins exhibit an unusual sequence composition that includes large numbers of potential glycosylation sites. Expression of one such protein has been shown restore the ability of a bacterium to form floc, a type of biofilm.), with product MNVRRLIMLMAVLAAGVTPVGAASLGYKGTQYDIGGTFFPGGGPADANAYVVAGWRANDVAKTLDLDSNDVYGSDGYAMFGTRFDYPNANATGGNAFVTPTDNSVYPNLIDLPSYVASSQILASRKAGGWSYALIDDPQLTNGVRDYSWGASQTPASVFQPPYVKLGVLDGNGSPSGADPTISPAERWSFTVGPAAPRHIRVGVMTDGLDSTNWAPSEVIMQMTGGGSATTGTVAKNRFIDMHFFDIFGAQSGDEFVFLASNPGGGSAGIAGFAFESSNVPEPSALVLVATTLLVGLGSRRRGNV from the coding sequence ATGAACGTACGGCGACTCATCATGCTCATGGCCGTGCTGGCCGCAGGCGTTACCCCGGTTGGGGCGGCCTCGCTAGGTTACAAGGGCACTCAATATGATATCGGCGGGACGTTCTTCCCGGGCGGTGGACCGGCCGACGCGAACGCTTACGTGGTCGCCGGCTGGCGGGCCAACGACGTGGCCAAGACGCTCGACCTAGACAGCAACGACGTTTACGGCAGCGACGGCTACGCGATGTTTGGCACGCGTTTCGACTACCCCAACGCCAACGCGACGGGCGGCAACGCGTTTGTGACCCCCACCGACAACAGCGTCTACCCGAACCTGATCGACCTGCCCAGTTACGTCGCCAGCTCGCAGATCCTGGCGAGTCGTAAGGCGGGCGGTTGGTCCTACGCCTTGATCGACGACCCGCAGCTGACCAACGGCGTGCGTGACTACAGCTGGGGCGCCTCGCAGACGCCCGCCTCGGTGTTCCAGCCGCCGTACGTGAAGCTCGGCGTGCTGGACGGCAATGGTTCGCCATCGGGCGCCGACCCGACGATCAGCCCGGCCGAGCGGTGGTCGTTCACAGTGGGCCCCGCCGCCCCGCGTCACATCCGGGTGGGAGTGATGACCGACGGCCTCGACAGCACCAACTGGGCGCCCAGCGAGGTGATCATGCAGATGACCGGCGGCGGCTCGGCCACGACGGGCACGGTTGCGAAGAACCGTTTCATCGACATGCACTTCTTCGACATTTTTGGCGCCCAGTCGGGCGACGAGTTCGTCTTCCTGGCGTCGAACCCCGGCGGCGGGTCGGCGGGCATTGCTGGCTTCGCCTTCGAGAGCAGCAACGTGCC
- a CDS encoding AraC family transcriptional regulator, which translates to MKPEKLASRRVALIMGQDLAYNREVMRGVQAYAHSHAGWVIRDGPMAQHVLKPLREWGPDGVIAHLLDRKVAEELGELRVPLVNTTSTLSELNHPLVEADHGAVGRMAAAYFMDRGFTNFGFFGSAHAGFSREREAGFREALAARGYSATACYAEYLPRPSADVSWVNVDACVRAWLNELSKPVAILSSNDVPARELADICRQLKLDVPNQVALLGVDNDELECNLATPPLSSIVLPAQQIGYEAAEQLERLMAGEPLRQQRTHLAPIRVVSRFSTDTLAVEDPDLRVALSYIRSHAHLEISVESVHEHAAVSRRLLERKFRERLGRTVLNEIRRTRIELAKQLLTETDLPMPAVAKRAGFSGARRLAVVFRQEETLTPSEFRESVRRHNSLSHNDT; encoded by the coding sequence ATGAAGCCCGAAAAACTAGCAAGTCGGCGGGTCGCCCTGATCATGGGCCAAGACCTCGCCTACAACCGCGAGGTCATGCGGGGGGTGCAGGCGTACGCCCATTCGCACGCCGGTTGGGTGATCCGCGATGGGCCGATGGCGCAGCACGTCCTCAAGCCACTCCGGGAGTGGGGCCCCGACGGCGTTATTGCCCACCTGCTCGACCGCAAGGTCGCCGAGGAGCTCGGCGAGCTCCGTGTGCCTTTGGTCAACACCACCAGCACGCTGTCGGAACTGAACCACCCGCTGGTCGAAGCCGACCATGGCGCCGTCGGCCGGATGGCCGCCGCCTACTTCATGGACCGAGGATTCACCAACTTTGGTTTCTTCGGCAGTGCCCATGCCGGATTCAGCCGCGAGCGTGAGGCCGGCTTCCGCGAAGCGCTCGCCGCCAGGGGCTATTCGGCTACCGCTTGCTACGCCGAGTACTTGCCGCGTCCCTCGGCCGACGTGAGCTGGGTGAACGTTGACGCTTGCGTGCGGGCGTGGCTCAACGAACTGAGCAAGCCCGTGGCGATCCTTTCGAGCAACGACGTTCCAGCTCGTGAACTCGCCGACATATGCCGGCAACTGAAGCTCGACGTGCCGAACCAGGTGGCTTTGCTGGGCGTGGACAACGACGAGCTGGAGTGCAACCTCGCAACACCTCCCCTGTCGAGCATCGTGCTCCCGGCGCAACAGATCGGCTACGAAGCGGCCGAGCAGCTCGAGCGATTGATGGCGGGCGAGCCGCTTCGTCAGCAAAGGACTCACCTGGCGCCGATCCGAGTCGTGAGCAGGTTCTCGACCGACACGCTGGCGGTCGAGGACCCCGACCTGCGGGTGGCGCTGTCCTACATTCGCAGCCACGCGCATTTGGAGATCAGCGTGGAGTCGGTGCATGAACACGCGGCGGTTTCGAGGAGATTGCTCGAGCGGAAATTCCGTGAGCGTCTGGGAAGGACCGTGCTGAACGAAATCCGCAGGACCCGGATCGAGCTGGCCAAGCAGCTTCTTACCGAGACCGACCTTCCGATGCCCGCTGTCGCGAAGCGGGCGGGCTTTTCTGGCGCCAGACGCCTGGCAGTTGTTTTTCGCCAAGAAGAGACGCTAACGCCATCGGAGTTTCGCGAATCTGTCCGCCGGCACAATAGCCTGTCGCATAACGACACATGA
- a CDS encoding sugar ABC transporter ATP-binding protein, which produces MQATPPTDCPLLKVSGVSKSFGHVSVLRDVDFELAAGEAHILAGENGAGKSTLIKILAGVHTDYQGRLAIEGHEVRFRDPSEAVEHGVAVIHQELSLIGPMSIADNLFLGRPQTSCGFVRDGRQRELAREWLRELDIDADPSTPVEALAISTQQRLEIAKALSLDAKILVMDEPTSSLNAHEVEKLFKLIDELRAAGVGIIYISHKMDEIERIADRVTVLRDGRRVASAPASEAPAEKIIEWMVGREVEQQFSATARSPSEPRLEVSEFSVPSPSGPGLAVDAVSLSVRRGEVVGVGGLQGSGASELLLGLFGATAGCRGRVAVDGQPVEVRSPRQAIRQGLALLTADRKTSGLVLPMSITANTTLASLPAFSMAGWLRPRRELVAAERHSEALRLRAASLDMPVGALSGGNQQKVALAKWLETAPRVLLLDEPTRGVDVGAKREIYELIDRWAEAGMAILLISTEMPELLALSDRIVVLHRGRIITTLDRAEASAETVLAAAMGSEALTPTAAIDA; this is translated from the coding sequence ATGCAAGCCACCCCCCCAACCGACTGCCCGCTCCTGAAAGTGAGCGGCGTTTCGAAGAGCTTCGGCCACGTTTCGGTGCTGCGCGACGTCGATTTCGAGCTGGCCGCGGGCGAGGCGCACATCCTTGCCGGCGAGAATGGCGCCGGTAAGAGCACCCTCATCAAGATCCTTGCCGGGGTGCACACCGACTACCAAGGGCGCCTCGCGATCGAGGGTCACGAGGTTCGTTTCCGTGATCCCAGCGAAGCGGTCGAGCATGGGGTGGCGGTGATTCACCAGGAGCTCTCGCTCATCGGCCCGATGTCGATCGCCGACAACCTGTTCCTGGGACGACCACAAACCTCGTGCGGGTTCGTGCGGGACGGGCGCCAGCGTGAGCTGGCCCGCGAGTGGCTCCGCGAACTCGACATCGACGCCGATCCCTCGACGCCCGTCGAGGCCCTGGCGATCTCCACGCAGCAGCGGCTGGAGATCGCCAAAGCATTGTCGCTCGACGCCAAGATTCTCGTGATGGACGAGCCGACCAGCTCGCTCAACGCGCACGAAGTGGAGAAGCTCTTCAAGCTCATCGACGAGCTGCGAGCCGCCGGGGTGGGAATCATCTACATCAGCCACAAGATGGACGAGATCGAGCGGATCGCCGACCGGGTCACGGTGCTCCGCGACGGCCGGCGTGTGGCGTCGGCCCCCGCCAGCGAGGCGCCGGCCGAGAAGATCATCGAGTGGATGGTGGGTCGCGAGGTGGAGCAGCAATTCTCCGCCACTGCCCGCAGCCCCTCGGAGCCGCGACTTGAGGTCAGCGAGTTCAGCGTCCCTAGCCCCAGTGGGCCGGGGTTGGCTGTCGACGCCGTTTCGTTGTCGGTCCGGCGGGGCGAGGTGGTCGGCGTCGGTGGCCTGCAGGGTTCGGGGGCCAGTGAGCTGCTGCTGGGCCTTTTCGGTGCGACGGCCGGTTGTCGTGGCCGGGTCGCGGTCGATGGCCAGCCAGTCGAGGTCCGATCTCCACGCCAAGCGATCCGGCAGGGCCTTGCCTTGCTCACGGCAGATCGCAAGACGAGCGGCCTGGTGCTGCCTATGTCGATCACGGCGAACACCACGCTGGCCAGCCTGCCAGCGTTCTCAATGGCCGGCTGGCTCCGGCCACGCAGAGAGTTGGTCGCCGCCGAGCGTCACTCCGAGGCGTTGCGGCTGCGGGCGGCGAGCCTTGACATGCCGGTCGGGGCGCTCTCGGGGGGGAACCAGCAGAAAGTCGCACTCGCCAAGTGGCTCGAGACGGCCCCCCGCGTGCTGCTCCTCGACGAGCCAACCCGCGGCGTCGATGTCGGCGCTAAACGCGAGATCTACGAACTCATCGACCGCTGGGCCGAGGCGGGCATGGCGATCCTACTCATCTCGACCGAGATGCCGGAGCTGCTCGCCCTCAGCGACCGGATCGTCGTGCTGCACCGCGGACGTATCATCACCACCCTCGACCGCGCCGAAGCGTCTGCCGAGACGGTGCTCGCCGCCGCTATGGGATCCGAAGCCCTCACTCCGACTGCCGCAATCGATGCCTGA
- a CDS encoding ABC transporter permease — protein sequence MPDQSPHKLVATAKAVLLSPVGRAVLALGLVLLVGVAFNADGAFFKTGTHRDALRQMSVYGMLACGMTLVITTGGIDLAVGSVLALVAVCSATMAIHWEWSAWLVVPLSVLIGAACGLGSGVVTAWLRVQPFIATLAMMVFARGLAKQLAGGMKVSTAVPQADGTYQYVDVPSLYRAIDARLLGGHVSTVTLVFLACAAVAYLVLSRHRLGREFYAIGGNAEAARLSGVPVVRSTVWAYVLSGALAGVAGLCQASQEQQGDPEAGAGYELTAIAMVVIGGTSLMGGRGGMGLTLLGVLTIGYLDKILSINAVPSATRLMLTGVIIVAAVLTQKRGRY from the coding sequence ATGCCTGATCAATCCCCCCACAAGCTTGTCGCAACAGCCAAGGCGGTGCTCCTGTCGCCGGTCGGCCGGGCCGTCTTGGCCCTCGGGCTCGTGTTGCTGGTCGGCGTCGCCTTCAACGCGGACGGCGCCTTCTTCAAGACCGGGACCCACCGCGACGCCCTCCGCCAGATGTCGGTTTACGGCATGCTGGCCTGCGGCATGACCTTGGTGATCACCACCGGCGGCATCGACTTGGCCGTGGGCAGTGTGCTCGCGCTGGTGGCGGTTTGTTCGGCCACGATGGCGATCCACTGGGAGTGGTCCGCTTGGCTGGTTGTGCCACTGAGCGTGCTGATCGGGGCGGCGTGTGGGCTGGGGTCGGGAGTTGTGACCGCCTGGCTCCGAGTGCAGCCGTTCATCGCCACGCTGGCGATGATGGTGTTCGCTCGCGGCCTCGCCAAGCAGCTGGCGGGCGGCATGAAGGTGTCGACCGCGGTGCCGCAGGCCGACGGGACTTACCAGTACGTTGACGTCCCCTCGCTCTACAGGGCGATCGACGCGCGGCTGCTGGGCGGCCACGTGTCGACCGTCACGCTGGTCTTTCTTGCCTGCGCGGCGGTCGCCTACTTGGTGCTCTCTCGCCACCGTTTGGGGCGAGAGTTCTACGCCATTGGCGGCAACGCCGAGGCGGCCCGGCTCTCGGGCGTGCCGGTCGTGCGCTCGACCGTGTGGGCCTACGTGCTGTCTGGCGCCCTCGCCGGCGTGGCCGGACTTTGCCAGGCCAGCCAGGAGCAGCAAGGCGACCCCGAGGCGGGCGCCGGCTACGAACTCACCGCGATCGCCATGGTCGTGATCGGCGGCACGAGCCTCATGGGCGGCCGGGGCGGCATGGGGCTCACGCTCTTGGGCGTGCTGACGATCGGCTATCTCGACAAGATCCTCAGCATCAACGCCGTCCCCTCGGCCACGCGTCTCATGCTCACGGGCGTGATCATCGTCGCGGCGGTGCTCACCCAAAAACGTGGACGGTACTAG
- a CDS encoding substrate-binding domain-containing protein, producing MHRTITALCLILSFALPGCSGSSSSSGSQSDSAATGGAEPKWTIAMSQCNLGEPWRAQMNADLKRAAAEHPEIRLVFNNAENDTLKQRSQIEEFVSAGVDLIMVCPKEAQPLTEPIAKAYRSGIPVVVIDRQVLGDDFTTFIGADNVAIGREAGRWIASHAKPDARIVELKGLMTSVPAQDRHAGFREGLGDVGEVIFEADMQWLEPQARKEMDSALARFDEIDVVFAHNDPGAHGAYLAAKAAGRAEGMLFVGIDALSHEGIAYVNQGLLDATFEYPTGGTVAIETALKILAGEEVPKNIELGTSTHAQAKYEDE from the coding sequence ATGCATCGCACAATCACAGCTCTCTGCCTGATTCTCAGCTTCGCCCTCCCGGGCTGCTCGGGAAGCTCGTCATCGTCCGGTTCACAATCGGACAGCGCCGCCACGGGCGGCGCCGAGCCGAAGTGGACGATCGCTATGAGTCAATGCAACCTCGGCGAGCCTTGGCGTGCGCAGATGAACGCCGATCTGAAGCGCGCTGCAGCCGAGCACCCCGAGATCCGCCTTGTCTTCAACAACGCCGAGAACGACACGCTCAAGCAACGGTCGCAGATCGAGGAGTTTGTCAGCGCCGGCGTCGACCTAATCATGGTCTGTCCCAAAGAGGCTCAGCCCCTTACCGAGCCGATTGCTAAGGCTTACCGCTCGGGCATCCCGGTGGTGGTGATCGACCGCCAGGTGCTGGGCGACGACTTCACCACGTTCATCGGCGCCGACAACGTGGCGATCGGCCGCGAGGCGGGCCGCTGGATCGCCTCGCACGCGAAGCCCGACGCACGGATCGTTGAGCTCAAGGGGCTGATGACCAGCGTCCCCGCTCAGGACCGCCACGCCGGATTCCGTGAGGGGCTGGGCGACGTGGGCGAGGTGATTTTCGAGGCCGACATGCAGTGGCTCGAGCCCCAGGCTCGCAAGGAGATGGACTCGGCCCTCGCGCGATTCGATGAGATCGACGTCGTGTTCGCTCACAACGATCCCGGCGCCCATGGCGCCTACCTCGCAGCCAAGGCGGCCGGCCGCGCAGAGGGCATGCTGTTCGTCGGCATCGACGCGCTGTCGCACGAGGGGATCGCGTACGTCAACCAGGGATTGCTCGACGCCACGTTCGAGTACCCCACCGGCGGCACGGTGGCGATCGAGACGGCGCTGAAGATCCTCGCCGGCGAAGAGGTTCCTAAGAACATCGAGCTGGGTACGAGCACGCACGCCCAAGCGAAGTACGAGGACGAATAG
- a CDS encoding glycoside hydrolase family 172 protein, which produces MNLFHRCFLSTALLACASAPLFAQPAGPLGSLERLQPGRSMRSSSSDKWDWRNGNSDNRQIAPGETLVIADLEGPGRIQHIWNTLATEEQGASRLLVVRMYWDGEQEPSVEAPLGDFFVIGHGVNRPMESLPVMVSSEGRSRNCYWPMPFRKSAKVTITNEGKLPVGAFYYYVDWQKLPSLPEETPYFHAQYRQEYPTTEGQDYLIADIEGRGHYVGTVLNVRQRAGGWFGEGDDFFYIDGEEIPSIQGTGTEDYFCDAWGFREFDGPYYGVPIFDHYQPKGLITAYRWHVADPVSFEKSLRMEIEHKGAAFDEEGELRSGYEPRVEDFASVAYWYQLEPHKPFPAFPKAEDRLYRDFKNRFESELYVSSARVSRGDLSAQEGGQWSNNAQLFWRPPVADQSLELPLLIRESGSYKLTLVMSQSWDYGKFEVLLDGESQGEPVDLYSKSLASKKHFLPPLTLEEGEHTLTLRNVGKSDESGGYFLGIDMVIATQAE; this is translated from the coding sequence ATGAATCTTTTCCATCGCTGTTTTCTCAGCACCGCGTTGCTGGCCTGCGCATCGGCGCCGCTCTTCGCCCAGCCCGCCGGGCCGTTAGGCAGCCTCGAGCGTCTGCAGCCGGGCCGCTCGATGCGATCCTCCTCGAGCGACAAGTGGGATTGGCGTAACGGCAACAGCGACAACCGCCAGATCGCCCCGGGCGAGACACTCGTGATCGCCGACCTCGAGGGGCCCGGCCGCATTCAGCACATCTGGAACACCCTCGCGACCGAAGAGCAAGGCGCCTCGCGGCTGCTCGTGGTGCGCATGTACTGGGACGGCGAGCAGGAGCCATCGGTCGAGGCGCCGCTCGGCGATTTCTTCGTCATCGGCCACGGGGTGAACCGGCCGATGGAGTCGCTGCCCGTGATGGTCAGCTCCGAGGGGCGCTCTCGCAACTGCTACTGGCCGATGCCGTTTCGCAAGAGCGCCAAGGTCACCATTACGAACGAGGGCAAGCTGCCGGTCGGGGCGTTCTACTACTACGTCGACTGGCAGAAGCTCCCCTCGCTGCCCGAAGAGACCCCCTACTTCCACGCCCAGTACCGCCAAGAGTACCCCACCACCGAGGGCCAGGACTACCTGATCGCCGACATCGAGGGCCGCGGCCACTACGTCGGCACGGTGCTCAACGTCCGCCAGCGGGCGGGCGGTTGGTTTGGCGAAGGGGACGACTTTTTCTACATCGACGGCGAAGAGATCCCCTCGATTCAGGGCACCGGCACCGAGGACTACTTCTGCGACGCCTGGGGCTTTCGCGAGTTTGATGGCCCCTACTACGGCGTGCCGATCTTTGACCACTACCAGCCTAAAGGTCTGATCACCGCTTACCGTTGGCACGTGGCCGACCCGGTAAGCTTTGAGAAGTCGCTGCGGATGGAGATCGAGCACAAGGGAGCGGCGTTCGATGAAGAGGGCGAGCTGCGCAGCGGCTACGAGCCGCGCGTGGAGGACTTCGCCTCGGTCGCGTACTGGTACCAACTCGAGCCGCACAAGCCGTTCCCGGCCTTCCCCAAGGCCGAGGACCGACTCTACCGAGACTTCAAGAACCGCTTCGAGTCGGAGCTCTATGTTTCTTCGGCCCGGGTCAGCCGCGGCGATCTCTCCGCCCAGGAGGGGGGGCAATGGAGCAACAACGCCCAGCTCTTCTGGCGGCCGCCGGTGGCCGATCAGTCGCTCGAGTTGCCGCTGCTCATCCGCGAGAGCGGCTCGTACAAGCTGACGCTCGTGATGAGCCAATCGTGGGATTATGGCAAGTTCGAGGTGCTCCTCGACGGCGAATCGCAGGGCGAGCCGGTCGACCTGTACAGCAAGTCGCTCGCCAGCAAGAAGCACTTCCTGCCCCCGCTCACACTCGAAGAAGGGGAGCACACCCTCACGCTCCGCAACGTCGGCAAATCAGACGAAAGCGGCGGCTACTTCCTCGGCATCGACATGGTCATCGCGACCCAAGCCGAGTGA